GTTTTCTGCCACTCAACTTCAATGTCTACTGCATTGTACATATTAGATTATTGGAACTCTGTGGAACCGAAAATACTTACCCCAACAATTGGATGTGCTGGCTTCACACGCAGAGCAGGCGAGGTCAGTACAATTCCCTCCAGCATGCCTTCAACTTGAGGGTATGAAGCCGCCTATTCAAACGTgcaaatttcatattaaaactATCAAATATCAAAGCAGCTCAACTAGTATCATGTCTCTGTTCACACCCCTTACCTTCAAAACCACAGAACCTCCGGTGGAGTGACCAAAGAGGAAGCATGGAATTCCAGGGTTCTCCGTTTTAAGTTTTTCTAGGAAAGCCCCCTGTTAAAAAGGAAACATAGAGCTCATAGAATGGTATTTTTGGAATGTTATGCGCTCAAAACTACAAAGATATGACTCACAGAAATGAAACCAAATAGTTCTAACAAAGATTAGGTAGCATTGACTTGACCATAACCAAAGTTGGCTCAATAGATTTTGAGGCCAAAGGTGACAAACATAAGTGAgccctttttatattttaatataaactaaataatacTTACTTTATTTCctatattacattttttattgcaTTGAAAAGAAAGCCATgggactggaaaaaaaaataaatgtaagattgagattttaaaaagagagagtgagagatgggAAATCATTTAAAGAAATTCTCATGAGTAATCTGAATTCGAATTTTATTTTACCCGACAAAAAGAGAGTAATATGAATTCTGTTCGCTTAAATGTATATAAACCCAATTGCAAGATTGACAGAATTACGACTCAACTTACAGTGTCTGCAACAACATGGTCAAGTGAAGGAACGTATCCATGCAATCCATCGCTCCCACCATGACctatatagaaagaaaagaaaaaccatcaCCTCACAGTTTCTTTTTAATCATATCAGATGGAGAATGATTATCAGCAAAAAATAACACGTTTtctataataaaatgatatttttttcaagtcCATGATAGCACGatcatataaaaacaaaaaagtgctGGTActccaaattaataaaattgcaacaaggatattatttctctaaatattttgaagtaTCCTGATCATAATGctaggagaaagaaaaaaaatcattcgaaTGACacgttaaaaaagaaagagaaaaagaaagaaataaaagaacagCTTCAAATTTCTTCTTGCTGAGTAAGAGATTACCGATATGAAACTTGAACTTTCTTgatataaaagtaacatttgTCATTTAAGAACTATTAAAGCAAAACAACTCAACCAAAAGTTTTTCAGACATAGCTACCTATCCAGTCCATCGCATAGACACCAAAATTGCATGATGTTAGTTGCCTTGCAAAATGAGCATATCTTCCACTGAAAATGAacaccaagtaaaaaaaaaaaaaaaaaatcttaaaatctaGTAGTTAACAACTTAGGGTAGACTATGGATGAGATCCCAAACGCTATTAAACTGATCAATTTTGAGTACTGATATCGAAAAAGGAGTTGTGAAAACCAAAGTTACCTGTGCTCATTAAGCCCATGAATGATAATCAATATACCCCTGAAATCACAAACCAATCATGCTTAGGATATAAGTACAGATGGAACAGCAGAATTAATGCAACAGCAACAAATGTAAAAACAGTACATGCTCAAGATGAGTGGAACAGAACCAAAGCCCTGTAATCCTTTCGTCTAGTGTGACTCCTGGTGCGCCagaattttattagaaaatacaGTAATGTATGTACCTCATACAATCATCCAAGTTAACAACCAACCCCTTGCAGATTGGCTCCAAGGCTCACAATAGGTATATAAACAGAGCATGGTACATAcacaaaaagaaatacaaaattcaCTTCACAAACAGACCAACATAGGTAATAGAGATATAGCAAAACAACCCTGAAACAGTACAAAGTTGAATTTAAAACTCATTTGGAAAAATTATGCTTCGGATCATACCCTAGAAGGCTAAGATTCGACAAAGTTTAAAACCTCCAACCAAGCATTCAGGCATTTTCCTTGCAACCAAAAACCTCCAGCAGAATTAAGACGCCAAAATATGACTAGGTGATGCAAGGAAGAAGGGttcattttctcctttttccatTAAACAGAGCAACATAGAAATTCGTAACTAATTTCATACcgaaattatgattttttcttttggataaaTAGCATCCAAATAACGTATTCATGGTAAAAGTTGAACCAAAAGCAACATTTCACTCTTAAACGGATTGTGGAATATTAAATTTCAATTGATGATTATTCCGCTCTCCCAATTtgaaacaataaaagaaaaatcccaaTTTACTTCCATGCTCTATAATTTAACACCCAGATTTTCAGTTTTGAGTTATTTCCTAACCAAACCGACCATGTTAGGTGGATAGATGAACTAAAAACGTTAATTCTTCCAAAAACCTTACTTCAATTCAGCGGAGACAGGAACCCACGACCGGCAAAAGAGGGCGTTCCCACGCACCCCAGAAAACAAGAACGTGGACCATCGGCACCGGCAGTCCCCATCGCGAGTCTCGAAGCCCATGTCCAAATTCTCGGCTAAGGCTCTCCTTCTCGCGGTGTCCTCGTCTTCCATTATACGTTTGGAAAGCTTGGAAGGTGGCGTCTGAGTCAGAGGCGCCACCGTGGATGGAGAGAGCCGGCGGGGCCGGAGCGCGAGGATGAAGAGGATGAGAGATATGAGAAGTGTGTAGACGAAAATGAGGGAGGCTCTTAGGGTCTTGAGGATTGGAATGATCCGGTTACTCGCCCCCGAGGTCAGTTGTTCCATCTCGGCCGTCGACATGGATGGCAGAGATGGATTCTTTCCGTATCACCGAGAGATTATTGCACCACACAGATACGCGGATTAAGGGACGGACggcgagagagaaagagagagagggagaaaaggaAGACTTCTCAGCCTTAACTGTATATTTGATTTCCTTTTTGTTCAATATATCTCAACTGATctgatgattataatttttttaaattttaatacaaaatataataaataatttaatttttttaaaatttaaaataataataatattaaaaaataatattcaattcaatttaattcaatatatttaaaaatctaaacaaATATAATCTTATATGGCTACGTttagataatgaaaatatttaaaaaatattaagaatatttatgaatagtaataaaaaataataataaaataaaaaataatatataaaaaataaaaaatattaataaaataaataaaaaatattaataaaataaaaaatattaatgacaATACTTGAGTTAAACTTATACCCAAACGTAACCATAAACTACACTCGAAGTGTGTAAGTTACGGAAAAGGTGAGGAAATCTCGGTAAACGTTCACGGTCTATGCACGTGGGTCCGACGATGACGGCCCTAATTGCTTGTCGTATACGGCTGGTCCTACATCCTGAGAGAAACCGGACCGGACAGTCCACATTAACTCAATGACGGGGCGGTCGATGAAATCGATGACGTGGCATCTTATTAGTGGGTTCCTAGGACAAGATAACATTGGGGTCATCTAGATCGTAGCATAGTTCATAGGAAGACTGATACCTATTATTATTGTAATCTAAATTTTTATGATAGAgctaaaaatgaatataatatttagcTTTATGATTTGTTCGCCACTTATaaccaataattaataatataatattttttattcgtaACATATAAAATACAGTAATATTCACATAATATTAATGATGCGACAGACATATTAACATATGTTGCATATTAACTAATAAGTCTGAATTGTCAGAAGTTTTATAAATCTAAAGTGATGATTAaattcgaagatgagttaagattaatttcgataagttataaatagtaatgagatttgtgagttaaaattgatgaatagtaataaataatagtgagataagttgagatgagttgagatagattgtgaatacaaaccACGATTGTCGaagttatttgaaaattaaaactcattctACTTGAGAGACTTTAAAAATAGAACTAAACAGcttaaattttgttaataaataagttacctttataaaaagtatatattatttattatatatcttgaaTAACGAGGTattttaacccaaaaaaaaaaaaaaaatacagattcGTTATCTGTCGTCATGTCCCGAAAAGAATCAAACGGTTTGCATATATCAAAACAAGACAAGTGATTTTAACAACGACAGTTCGAAAAACCATTTGAGGTTGTGGATGCAGAATGAATCATCCAAAAGGTCATATAAAAAGACATTTAAGCAACAAATATTGTTGATCAGTTAACTCAAACCAAACCACAATCTTCTTCTTCCAGCAACGCGCATTGCGGCATTATAACAAACACATGATGTTCAGACCGAGACATTGACGTAATATTCTATTCCAATGCAACGCAAAAACCACTGCTCTCTCCATTCAACACAGGCATTTTTTGTTTCAGTGGGATTCTTTTTTCAGTGGGATTCTTTTTTCACTTCTCGGAGGCTCACCACAAATTTATTTGTTGTCCTCTTCGCCTACCTTCCATCACCTCCATCCCTACTAACACAATCAGTATCACGGCAATGTACAAATTGAgtaa
This genomic interval from Juglans microcarpa x Juglans regia isolate MS1-56 chromosome 4D, Jm3101_v1.0, whole genome shotgun sequence contains the following:
- the LOC121261137 gene encoding monoacylglycerol lipase isoform X1, with product MSTAEMEQLTSGASNRIIPILKTLRASLIFVYTLLISLILFILALRPRRLSPSTVAPLTQTPPSKLSKRIMEDEDTARRRALAENLDMGFETRDGDCRCRWSTFLFSGVRGNALFCRSWVPVSAELKGILIIIHGLNEHSGRYAHFARQLTSCNFGVYAMDWIGHGGSDGLHGYVPSLDHVVADTGAFLEKLKTENPGIPCFLFGHSTGGSVVLKAASYPQVEGMLEGIVLTSPALRVKPAHPIVGAVAPIFSLVAPKFQFKGANKRGIPVSRDPEALLAKYSDPLVYTGPIRVRTGHEILRISSYLMRNFRSVTVPFLVLHGTADKVTDPLASKDLYNEAASELKNIKLYEGFLHDLLFEPEREEIAQDIIAWMEKRLGAGLGNVGNIW
- the LOC121261137 gene encoding monoacylglycerol lipase isoform X3 codes for the protein MSTAEMEQLTSGASNRIIPILKTLRASLIFVYTLLISLILFILALRPRRLSPSTVAPLTQTPPSKLSKRIMEDEDTARRRALAENLDMGFETRDGDCRCRWSTFLFSGVRGNALFCRSWVPVSAELNGRYAHFARQLTSCNFGVYAMDWIGHGGSDGLHGYVPSLDHVVADTGAFLEKLKTENPGIPCFLFGHSTGGSVVLKAASYPQVEGMLEGIVLTSPALRVKPAHPIVGAVAPIFSLVAPKFQFKGANKRGIPVSRDPEALLAKYSDPLVYTGPIRVRTGHEILRISSYLMRNFRSVTVPFLVLHGTADKVTDPLASKDLYNEAASELKNIKLYEGFLHDLLFEPEREEIAQDIIAWMEKRLGAGLGNVGNIW
- the LOC121261137 gene encoding monoacylglycerol lipase isoform X5 — its product is MSTAEMEQLTSGASNRIIPILKTLRASLIFVYTLLISLILFILALRPRRLSPSTVAPLTQTPPSKLSKRIMEDEDTARRRALAENLDMGFETRDGDCRCRWSTFLFSGVRGNALFCRSWVPVSAELKGILIIIHGLNEHSGRYAHFARQLTSCNFGVYAMDWIGHGGSDGLHGYVPSLDHVVADTAVAPIFSLVAPKFQFKGANKRGIPVSRDPEALLAKYSDPLVYTGPIRVRTGHEILRISSYLMRNFRSVTVPFLVLHGTADKVTDPLASKDLYNEAASELKNIKLYEGFLHDLLFEPEREEIAQDIIAWMEKRLGAGLGNVGNIW